The following coding sequences are from one Augochlora pura isolate Apur16 chromosome 6, APUR_v2.2.1, whole genome shotgun sequence window:
- the Ip6k gene encoding inositol hexakisphosphate kinase isoform X2, whose amino-acid sequence MKELLEKKILKTGPYRPSSGRIEPNGIILCEKDDIRRDWKNEAHLFKAPPYILGYTGYIPGFNSRYGLSFMRAVEEGGKEWRENQSKLRARRDLTRARAERRDSRNLVSRAREDNIAPLNEVDHTHDQNLVTFSYEISPERPPIVGYTGHIPGAKGEVALSKRYAQAARKGLELIRKEREERRAKLLNANGSLNVFDSDQVYPSEQTSA is encoded by the exons ATGAAG GAATTGCTCGAGAAGAAAATCCTCAAGACCGGCCCTTATAGACCGAGTTCAGGAAGGATTGAACCGAACGGAATAATACTATGCGAGAAGGATGACATACGGAGAGATTGGAAAAATGAGGCGCACCTCTTCAAAGCACCTCCGTACATATTGGGATACACGG GATATATTCCTGGATTTAATAGCAGGTACGGCCTGTCGTTTATGAGAGCTGTGGAAGAAGGTGGTAAGGAATGGCGTGAGAATCAAAGCAAATTAAGAGCACGCAGAGATCTAACGAGAGCGCGCGCTGAGAGGCGCGATTCAAGGAACCTCGTGtcaagagcgagagaggacaATATCGCCCCTCTCAACGAAGTCGATCATACTCACGATCAAAATCTAGTCACGTTCA GTTACGAAATTTCTCCCGAAAGACCACCAATCGTTGGCTATACAGGTCATATACCAGGAGCAAAGGGAGAGGTAGCACTTTCCAAAAGATACGCTCAAGCAGCGAGAAAGGGGCTCGAATTGATTCGAAAAGAACGCGAGGAGAGAAGAgccaaattattaaatgcaaatgGTTCATTAAACGTTTTCGACTCTGATCAAGTTTATCCATCTGAACAAACATCGGCATAG
- the LOC144471880 gene encoding mini-chromosome maintenance complex-binding protein isoform X2, which yields MTPPLKISDWTPEYFIANSSTCNIILNNSEVVKEIPSLNYVPLHYFKDRQLVRFQGMIQDMHNPEYYFQRYEVRNTQSGLHETRCGMYADFARCMTNEEILFNSEKNSSAERHTCVIISTPGLNEWVKEKYKKPYYENSNTATSFKRSFEQNDYESMDCSEPVCKKDKISLDERSKKMDTVEHNENRQTLVSKEYLLNLPIPVDDGIACIVKIYEDAAMKLNQIIEVIGFVSLDPLLSTCNIDETMTEAEMNVHHPPTSLVPRLHAVKLIQPVEEEIERAPDIISKAKLIRSNLHLVLSQLLFGDHLAADYLICHLLSSIYMRRDYFCLGTYPLNLTHFSVSKYNTFAKDLYRFLTMFVEKSHLLEITLENLNDLALSPKKDYDCNRLTSGLFQLSDNTHLVIDETGLTTGQVSPAGRENYNVICDLINFQKVTYDFKFYKMEYETDIPVLILSEAKSFIPCQNQVALKIDTESKDVYPHVIEIAVQYLKDENRLVDIRQYLKLIKSTKFEFDEEIVKFRTIS from the exons ATGACTC caCCACTTAAAATATCGGATTGGACACCTGAATACTTCATTGCTAATAGTTCAACGTGTAACAtcattctaaataattctgaaGTTGTGAAGGAAATTCCTTCCCTAAATTATGTACCACTACACTATTTTAAGGACCGACAGTTGGTTAGATTTCAAGGGATGATTCAGGATATGCATAATcctgaatattattttcaacgataTGAAGTTAGAAATACTCAATCTGGTTTACATGAAACTAGATGTGGAATGTATGCAGACTTCGCTAGATGCATG ACAAATGAAGAGATATTGTTTAACTCTGAAAAAAACAGCAGTGCTGAAAGACATACTTGCGTCATTATATCAACGCCTGGTTTAAATGAATGGGTAAAGGAAAAGTATAAGAAACCATATTATGAGAACTCAAATACAGCCACTTCTTTTAAAAGAAGTTTTGAACAAAATGATTATGAATCTATGGATTGTTCTGAACCAGTCTGTAAAAAggataaaatttcattagatGAAAGAAGTAAAAAAATGGATACTGTAGAACACAATGAGAATAGACAAACCTTAGTCTCAAAAgaatatctattaaatttgCCAATTCCAGTGGATGATGGTATAGCATGTATTGTTAAG ATATATGAAGATGCGGCTATGAAGTTGAACCAGATTATTGAAGTAATAGGTTTTGTATCTTTAGATCCACTACTAAGTACTTGCAATATAGATGAGACAATGACAGAAGCTGAAATGAATGTACATCATCCTCCTACATCTTTAGTTCCTCGGTTACATGCTGTTAAGTTAATTCAGCCTGTGgaagaagaaattgaaagagcTCCAGATATTATATCTAAAGCGAAACTTATACGCAGTAACCTTCATTTAGTGTTAAGTCAACTACTTTTTGGAGATCACTTAGCTGCTGATTATTTAATCTGTCATTTACTTTCGTCAAT ATACATGAGAAGAGATTATTTTTGTCTTGGGACGTATCCGTtaaatttaacacatttttcGGTTAGTAAATACAATACGTTTGCGAAAGATTTGTATAGATTTTTAACGATGTTTGTAGAAAAAAGTCACTTGTTGGAAATaactttggaaaatttaaatgatttagcGTTATCGCCGAA AAAAGACTACGATTGTAATAGATTGACAAGCGGGCTGTTTCAACTTAGTGATAATACTCATCTTGTAATAGACGAAACAGGATTAACCACAGGTCAAGTGTCACCGGCTGGGCGGGAAAACTATAATGTAATCTGtgatttaatcaatttccAGAAAGTAACGTACgactttaaattttataagatgGAATATGAAACGGACATTcctgttttaatattatcggAGGCCAAGTCATTTATCCCC TGCCAGAATCAAGTAGCGTTAAAGATAGACACGGAATCAAAGGACGTTTATCCTCATGTCATAGAAATTGCGGTACAATATCTAAAAGATGAAAACCGACTGGTGGATATCcgccaatatttaaaacttaTCAAAAGCACAAAGTTTGAATTTGACGAAGAGATTGTAAAG TTCAGGACGATTTCGTGA
- the LOC144471879 gene encoding uncharacterized protein LOC144471879, with translation MSSQLSHVMTLANSIIGVSVLAMPFCFKQCGIILATLVLLISSLLSRLACHFLLKSAVMSRRRNFELLAFHAFGQMGKFLVELFIIGFLVGTCIAFFVIMGDLGPQIVGKVINKNPENIRTSLLVTASIFIVLPLGLLRNIDSLSSLCTATIIFYLCLVLKIVTESTQHIFAGDWYEHVYYWRPSGILQCIPIFSMALFCQTQLFEIYESIPNVSLEKMNEVVRGALNICTVVYLCVGFFGYIAFCTEPFTGNVLMSFEPSLSSEMIKMGFVFSIAFSFPLVIFPCRASLNSLLFRRVYAHESSTNYLPETRFRCLTIAIVAVSLITGILIPNIEFVLGLVGSTIGVMICLIFPAIFFISISSKHTNERLLAQVILFIGICIMILSTYANLYAMEESGNTKVLITTSKPLSQISNLPLNLNKDDLNVVASIPHDHEILPDIKEKIDQLPDLNALDKSVNLKSKDIRQEPPIPVERIVVTEKPAVETQKPIENVVVTLLPVVGNVNEIKPLNADLQNESKTILQNNVAEIVDSSTIKTVDKDTVSELKKNFNDSQKNDNLINSDAIKREETELAVDAGIVDVLVAETKKKLVKPNLKLYEEESKGQRLIKDVQAPRENEIRLKTVNNKLIFQDENISRTIKIGNDKEFLNGTEENDNARAWKSKFEKLESKDELNEVRNNEYVAAKLLKSNENVKINVQNENALPSKNMNHKSSRNKVADQETNNDVKEEPIYSRDLPEGPILNALIKRRIHKSISVNDLANNKNENSKSLFKNDEIPDSIVTNLQETSGINNKNRKTQYEYSVPIALQMRNQTKMENISIVLTNKSEKNVQAIRRDILEDHERDKREIHVNLEETDTKVTSDIFGKNTEGLVSNSTIKDDRDECSKQNENVKDGTLTNKSKSTANQSETDLIESSLIKVNMYLSDQKIANAISVEPNIAMGGEYVKLKQRDLKSVDSSEDCNM, from the exons atgagTTCTCAGTTATCACATGTTATGACTCTTGCAAACAGTATCATTGGTGTAAGCGTTCTTGCCATGCCATTCTGTTTCAAACAATGTGGTATTATATTGGCTACTTTGGTTTTGTTAATAAGTAGCCTCCTGTCACGACTCGCTTGTCATTTTCTTCTTAAGTCAGCTGTGATGTCAAGGCGAAGAAATTTTGAACTTCTAGCATTTCACGCATTTGGTCAAATGGGAAAATTTTTGGTGGAGTTGTTTATTATTGGATTTCTTGTGGGAACATGCATTGCTTTCTTTGTTATTATGGGTGATTTAGGACCACAAATTGTAGGGaaagtaataaacaaaaatccaGAAAATATTAGAACTAGTTTACTTGTAACAGcaagtatttttatagttttaccTTTGGGATTGCTTCGAAACATTGATAGCTTATCCAGTCTATGTActgcaacaattattttctacctTTGTCTTGTATTAAag ATAGTGACAGAGTCAACGCAACATATTTTTGCAGGAGATTGGTACGAACATGTATACTATTGGAGACCTTCTGGTATATTGCAATGTATACCTATTTTTTCAATGGCTTTATTTTGTCAAACTCAATTATTTGAGATATATGAAAGCATTCCAAATGTGTCATtagaaaaaatgaatgaaGTTGTACGAGGtgcattaaatatatgtaccgTTGTTTATTTGTGTGTTGGATTTTTTGGATATATTGCATTTTGTACAGAGCCTTTTACAG GCAATGTGCTAATGAGTTTTGAACCTAGCCTGTCATCTGAAATGATCAAGATGGGATTTGTGTTCTCCATTGCATTTAGTTTTCCTCTAGTCATTTTTCCATGCCGTGCAAGTTTAAATTCCCTCCTATTTCGTAGG GTGTATGCTCATGAATCGTCTACAAATTATTTACCAGAAACAAGATTTAGATGTCTTACTATAGCAATTGTGGCTGTTTCATTGATTACTGGCATCCTAATACCAAATATAGAGTTTGTTCTTGGTTTGGTGGGATCCACAATTGGAGTCATGATATGCTTAATATTCCCAGCAATATTCTTCATATCTATCAGTAGTAAACATACTAATGAAAGACTATTAGCACAA gtgattttatttattggcaTCTGCATTATGATTCTGAGCACATATGCCAATTTGTATGCAATGGAAGAATCTGGCAATACgaaagtattaataacaacaaGCAAACCTCTTAGTCAAATTAGTAATTTAccattaaatttaaataaagatgatCTTAATGTAGTAGCAAGTATTCCTCATGATCACGAGATTCTACCGGACATTAaag AGAAAATAGATCAGTTACCAGATTTAAATGCTCTTGATAAATCAGTAAACCTAAAGTCGAAAGATATACGTCAGGAACCACCGATTCCTGTAGAACGTATTGTGGTCACAGAAAAACCGGCAGTAGAAACACAAAAGCCAATCGAAAATGTAGTAGTTACCCTTCTTCCAGTAGTTggaaatgtaaatgaaataaaaccgTTAAACGCGGATTTACAGAATGAATCAAAAActatattgcaaaataatgtTGCTGAAATTGTAGACTCTAGTACAATAAAAACAGTAGACAAAGATACTGTTTCAGagttgaagaaaaatttcaatgattcACAAAAAAATGATAATCTTATCAATTCTGATGCCATCAAGAGAGAAGAAACAGAATTAGCCGTTGATGCAGGGATTGTGGATGTATTGGTTGCagagacgaaaaaaaaacttgtaAAACCAAATCTTAAGTTATATGAAGAGGAAAGTAAAGGGCAAAGACTAATAAAGGATGTGCAAGCCCctagagaaaatgaaataagattgaaaactgttaataacaaattaatttttcaagatgAAAACATTTCTCGAACTATAAAGATTGGTAatgataaagaatttttaaacggaacagaagaaaatgataatgcTAGAGCGTGgaaatcaaaatttgaaaaattggagTCCAAAGATGAACTTAATGAGGTGAGAAATAATGAGTACGTTGCAGCGAAACTATTGAAAagtaatgaaaatgtaaaaatcaacGTTCAAAACGAAAATGCTTTGCCATCCAAAAATATGAATCATAaatcttctcgaaataaaGTAGCTGATCAAGAAACAAATAACGACGTGAAAGAGGAACCTATCTATTCAAGAGACTTACCAGAAGGTCCTATTTTAAATGCtttaataaaacgaagaaTCCATAAATCTATATCTGTGAACGAtttagcaaataataaaaatgaaaatagtaaaagtcTGTTCAAAAACGACGAAATACCTGACAGCATTGTTACTAACTTGCAAGAAACATCAGGTATAAAcaacaaaaatcgaaaaacaCAGTACGAATATTCTGTACCCATTGCTTTACAAATGCGAAATCAAACAaagatggaaaatatttctattgtattaacaaataaatccgaaaaaaatgttcaagcaATTCGAAGGGATATTTTAGAGGATCATGAACGTGACAAACGTGAAATTCATGTAAATCTAGAAGAAACTGATACCAAAGTTACAAGTGAtatttttggtaaaaatacGGAAGGATTAGTAAGCAATTCTACCATAAAAGATGATCGAGACGAATGTTCAAAACAGAACGAAAATGTAAAGGATGGcactttaacaaataaatctaaatcAACTGCGAATCAATCTGAGACTGATTTGATTGAGTCATCGTTGATTAAAGTTAATATGTACTTGTCAGATCAGAAAATAGCAAATGCAATATCTGTAGAACCGAATATTGCTATGGGTGGAGAGTATGTTAAATTAAAGCAACGAGATTTAAAGTCTGTAGATTCCAGTGAAGATTgcaatatgtaa
- the LOC144471880 gene encoding mini-chromosome maintenance complex-binding protein isoform X1 — MTPPLKISDWTPEYFIANSSTCNIILNNSEVVKEIPSLNYVPLHYFKDRQLVRFQGMIQDMHNPEYYFQRYEVRNTQSGLHETRCGMYADFARCMTNEEILFNSEKNSSAERHTCVIISTPGLNEWVKEKYKKPYYENSNTATSFKRSFEQNDYESMDCSEPVCKKDKISLDERSKKMDTVEHNENRQTLVSKEYLLNLPIPVDDGIACIVKIYEDAAMKLNQIIEVIGFVSLDPLLSTCNIDETMTEAEMNVHHPPTSLVPRLHAVKLIQPVEEEIERAPDIISKAKLIRSNLHLVLSQLLFGDHLAADYLICHLLSSIYMRRDYFCLGTYPLNLTHFSVSKYNTFAKDLYRFLTMFVEKSHLLEITLENLNDLALSPKKDYDCNRLTSGLFQLSDNTHLVIDETGLTTGQVSPAGRENYNVICDLINFQKVTYDFKFYKMEYETDIPVLILSEAKSFIPCQNQVALKIDTESKDVYPHVIEIAVQYLKDENRLVDIRQYLKLIKSTKFEFDEEIVKEVQDDFVKMRQTHKNVSIDHLHSLMILARFLSLSHGSNTLTTEYWKMAVQMEVERLSRLPEKKQV; from the exons ATGACTC caCCACTTAAAATATCGGATTGGACACCTGAATACTTCATTGCTAATAGTTCAACGTGTAACAtcattctaaataattctgaaGTTGTGAAGGAAATTCCTTCCCTAAATTATGTACCACTACACTATTTTAAGGACCGACAGTTGGTTAGATTTCAAGGGATGATTCAGGATATGCATAATcctgaatattattttcaacgataTGAAGTTAGAAATACTCAATCTGGTTTACATGAAACTAGATGTGGAATGTATGCAGACTTCGCTAGATGCATG ACAAATGAAGAGATATTGTTTAACTCTGAAAAAAACAGCAGTGCTGAAAGACATACTTGCGTCATTATATCAACGCCTGGTTTAAATGAATGGGTAAAGGAAAAGTATAAGAAACCATATTATGAGAACTCAAATACAGCCACTTCTTTTAAAAGAAGTTTTGAACAAAATGATTATGAATCTATGGATTGTTCTGAACCAGTCTGTAAAAAggataaaatttcattagatGAAAGAAGTAAAAAAATGGATACTGTAGAACACAATGAGAATAGACAAACCTTAGTCTCAAAAgaatatctattaaatttgCCAATTCCAGTGGATGATGGTATAGCATGTATTGTTAAG ATATATGAAGATGCGGCTATGAAGTTGAACCAGATTATTGAAGTAATAGGTTTTGTATCTTTAGATCCACTACTAAGTACTTGCAATATAGATGAGACAATGACAGAAGCTGAAATGAATGTACATCATCCTCCTACATCTTTAGTTCCTCGGTTACATGCTGTTAAGTTAATTCAGCCTGTGgaagaagaaattgaaagagcTCCAGATATTATATCTAAAGCGAAACTTATACGCAGTAACCTTCATTTAGTGTTAAGTCAACTACTTTTTGGAGATCACTTAGCTGCTGATTATTTAATCTGTCATTTACTTTCGTCAAT ATACATGAGAAGAGATTATTTTTGTCTTGGGACGTATCCGTtaaatttaacacatttttcGGTTAGTAAATACAATACGTTTGCGAAAGATTTGTATAGATTTTTAACGATGTTTGTAGAAAAAAGTCACTTGTTGGAAATaactttggaaaatttaaatgatttagcGTTATCGCCGAA AAAAGACTACGATTGTAATAGATTGACAAGCGGGCTGTTTCAACTTAGTGATAATACTCATCTTGTAATAGACGAAACAGGATTAACCACAGGTCAAGTGTCACCGGCTGGGCGGGAAAACTATAATGTAATCTGtgatttaatcaatttccAGAAAGTAACGTACgactttaaattttataagatgGAATATGAAACGGACATTcctgttttaatattatcggAGGCCAAGTCATTTATCCCC TGCCAGAATCAAGTAGCGTTAAAGATAGACACGGAATCAAAGGACGTTTATCCTCATGTCATAGAAATTGCGGTACAATATCTAAAAGATGAAAACCGACTGGTGGATATCcgccaatatttaaaacttaTCAAAAGCACAAAGTTTGAATTTGACGAAGAGATTGTAAAG gaAGTTCAGGACGATTTCGTGAAGATGAGACAAACGCATAAAAATGTGAGCATCGATCACTTACACTCGTTGATGATATTAGCCAGATTTTTGTCTTTGTCGCATGGGTCAAACACTTTAACTACGGAATATTGGAAAATGGCTGTACAGATGGAAGTAGAAAGATTGAGCAGATTGCCAGAGAAGAAACAAGTTTAA
- the Ip6k gene encoding inositol hexakisphosphate kinase isoform X1 encodes MVFDPVAEEEKKRFFGQSYGAHLPGYTGHCPTLKFRVGKRFGASTEEIMKELLEKKILKTGPYRPSSGRIEPNGIILCEKDDIRRDWKNEAHLFKAPPYILGYTGYIPGFNSRYGLSFMRAVEEGGKEWRENQSKLRARRDLTRARAERRDSRNLVSRAREDNIAPLNEVDHTHDQNLVTFSYEISPERPPIVGYTGHIPGAKGEVALSKRYAQAARKGLELIRKEREERRAKLLNANGSLNVFDSDQVYPSEQTSA; translated from the exons CTACACCGGACATTGTCCTACTCTCAAGTTTCGAGTCGGAAAACGCTTTGGAGCGAGCACCGAGGAAATCATGAAG GAATTGCTCGAGAAGAAAATCCTCAAGACCGGCCCTTATAGACCGAGTTCAGGAAGGATTGAACCGAACGGAATAATACTATGCGAGAAGGATGACATACGGAGAGATTGGAAAAATGAGGCGCACCTCTTCAAAGCACCTCCGTACATATTGGGATACACGG GATATATTCCTGGATTTAATAGCAGGTACGGCCTGTCGTTTATGAGAGCTGTGGAAGAAGGTGGTAAGGAATGGCGTGAGAATCAAAGCAAATTAAGAGCACGCAGAGATCTAACGAGAGCGCGCGCTGAGAGGCGCGATTCAAGGAACCTCGTGtcaagagcgagagaggacaATATCGCCCCTCTCAACGAAGTCGATCATACTCACGATCAAAATCTAGTCACGTTCA GTTACGAAATTTCTCCCGAAAGACCACCAATCGTTGGCTATACAGGTCATATACCAGGAGCAAAGGGAGAGGTAGCACTTTCCAAAAGATACGCTCAAGCAGCGAGAAAGGGGCTCGAATTGATTCGAAAAGAACGCGAGGAGAGAAGAgccaaattattaaatgcaaatgGTTCATTAAACGTTTTCGACTCTGATCAAGTTTATCCATCTGAACAAACATCGGCATAG